In Luteibacter mycovicinus, a genomic segment contains:
- a CDS encoding DNA-directed RNA polymerase subunit alpha — MAVSSTSVLRPRGLSVEQLGANRAKVVVEPLERGFGHTLGNALRRVLLSSIPGSAIVEVEIDGVLHEYTTLEGLQEDVIEVLLNLKDVAIRQHSGDEVTLTLSKKGKGVVTAGDIAVDHSVEIVNPDHVICHLTKDVALNMRLKVRRGVGYQPASARQHPDDETRPIGRLQLDASFAPVLRVAYEVDAARVEQRTNLDKLVLDIETNGTIGAEDAVRKAAEIINDQLSVFGDFSRRESDSTKAEKGGFDPLLLRPIDDLELTVRSANCLKAESIYYIGDLVQKTEVELLKTPNLGKKSLTEIKDVLGGRGLALGMKLENWPPPGLSHGMQLG, encoded by the coding sequence ATGGCAGTTTCGTCAACTAGTGTGCTGCGGCCTCGTGGCCTCAGCGTCGAGCAGCTTGGAGCGAACCGCGCTAAGGTGGTGGTCGAGCCGCTCGAGCGTGGCTTTGGTCACACCCTGGGCAACGCGCTGCGTCGCGTGCTGCTCTCTTCGATTCCGGGCAGCGCGATCGTCGAGGTCGAAATCGACGGCGTACTGCACGAGTACACCACTCTGGAAGGCCTGCAGGAGGACGTGATCGAAGTCCTGCTGAACCTCAAGGATGTCGCCATCCGTCAGCACAGCGGTGACGAAGTCACCCTGACGCTGTCGAAGAAGGGCAAGGGCGTGGTCACGGCAGGCGATATCGCCGTCGACCACTCCGTTGAAATCGTCAATCCGGATCACGTGATCTGCCACCTCACCAAGGATGTGGCACTGAACATGCGTCTGAAGGTGCGTCGCGGTGTCGGCTACCAGCCGGCCAGCGCCCGCCAGCACCCGGATGACGAGACGCGGCCGATCGGCCGTCTGCAGCTCGACGCGTCGTTCGCGCCGGTCCTGCGCGTCGCTTACGAAGTGGACGCCGCTCGTGTCGAGCAGCGCACCAACCTCGATAAGCTCGTGCTCGATATCGAAACGAACGGCACGATCGGTGCTGAAGACGCTGTCCGCAAGGCGGCTGAAATCATCAACGATCAGCTGTCGGTTTTCGGCGACTTCTCGCGCCGCGAGAGCGATTCGACCAAGGCGGAGAAGGGCGGTTTCGACCCGCTTCTGCTGCGTCCGATCGACGACCTCGAACTGACGGTCCGTTCCGCGAACTGCCTCAAGGCCGAAAGCATCTACTACATCGGCGACCTGGTCCAGAAGACCGAAGTCGAGCTGTTAAAGACGCCGAACCTTGGCAAGAAGTCGCTGACGGAAATCAAGGATGTCCTGGGCGGGCGTGGTCTCGCTCTGGGCATGAAGCTCGAAAACTGGCCGCCGCCGGGCTTGTCGCACGGTATGCAGCTGGGCTGA
- a CDS encoding disulfide bond formation protein B, whose product MALSTLSLRSRFLLGFVVCAGLMAFALYAQYVMHLDPCPLCIFQRIAVCTMGLFFLIGGLHSPKSRSGRVVYATLITLGGLWGIATAGRHLWLQSLPADQIPACGPGLGYLFDAFPFTKMLKLAFTGSGECARIEPILGIPMPGWTLLWFVILIVWALLAIRRTVR is encoded by the coding sequence ATGGCCCTCTCTACCTTGTCGCTCCGTTCGCGTTTCCTGCTGGGTTTCGTCGTGTGTGCCGGCCTCATGGCCTTCGCGCTCTACGCACAGTACGTCATGCATCTCGATCCGTGCCCGCTGTGCATCTTTCAGCGCATCGCCGTCTGCACGATGGGTCTGTTCTTCCTCATCGGTGGCCTTCATTCGCCGAAGAGCCGATCAGGCCGTGTCGTCTATGCGACGCTCATCACGCTGGGTGGACTCTGGGGCATCGCTACGGCGGGCCGACATCTCTGGCTGCAATCCCTGCCGGCCGATCAGATCCCCGCGTGCGGTCCCGGCCTGGGCTATCTGTTCGACGCATTTCCGTTCACGAAGATGCTCAAGCTCGCGTTCACCGGCTCGGGTGAGTGCGCCAGGATCGAACCTATCCTGGGCATCCCCATGCCGGGCTGGACCCTGCTCTGGTTCGTGATTCTGATCGTCTGGGCTCTCCTTGCCATCCGCCGCACCGTTCGCTGA
- the queG gene encoding tRNA epoxyqueuosine(34) reductase QueG, whose translation MPATTDTDYAALATDIKRWARELGFADVGIAGTDLGHDEAYLERWLADGHHGEMDYMARHGTRRSRPAELEPGTLRVVSVRMDYIPPGTSNAWDVVNDGEKAYIARYALGRDYHKVMRNRLQKLAAKIGEHIGDFGYRAYVDSAPVLEKALARNAGLGWIGKHTVLINKRAGSYFFLGELYTDLPLPVDEPASAHCGSCRRCIDICPTQAIVAPYRLDARKCISYLTIELKGSIPEELRAPIGNRVFGCDDCQLICPWNKFAQEATEPDFAPRHSLDGPRLVDLFAWSESEFLSRTEGMAIRRTGYEGWLRNLAVGLGNAPTSREVVEALEARADDTSAIVREHVAWARKRHSPAR comes from the coding sequence ATGCCCGCCACCACCGACACCGACTACGCCGCACTCGCCACCGACATCAAACGTTGGGCGCGCGAGCTCGGCTTCGCGGATGTCGGCATCGCGGGCACGGACCTCGGTCACGACGAGGCATATCTCGAACGCTGGCTGGCCGATGGCCATCACGGGGAGATGGACTACATGGCGCGCCACGGCACACGCCGCAGCCGCCCGGCTGAACTCGAGCCCGGCACCTTACGCGTGGTGTCCGTGCGCATGGACTACATACCGCCCGGCACGTCGAACGCCTGGGACGTGGTCAACGATGGCGAAAAGGCCTACATCGCCCGCTACGCGCTGGGGCGCGACTATCACAAGGTCATGCGCAACCGCCTGCAGAAACTGGCGGCAAAGATTGGCGAACACATCGGCGACTTCGGCTACCGGGCCTATGTGGATTCGGCACCGGTACTCGAGAAAGCGCTGGCCCGTAATGCGGGGCTCGGCTGGATCGGCAAGCACACGGTCCTGATCAACAAGCGCGCGGGCTCGTATTTTTTCCTCGGTGAGCTGTACACCGATCTGCCCCTGCCCGTCGACGAACCCGCGAGCGCGCATTGCGGCAGCTGTCGCCGGTGCATCGATATCTGCCCGACCCAGGCGATCGTGGCGCCGTATCGACTCGACGCTCGTAAGTGCATTTCATACCTGACGATCGAGCTCAAGGGCAGCATTCCCGAGGAGCTGCGCGCACCGATCGGCAATCGTGTGTTCGGCTGCGATGACTGTCAGTTGATCTGCCCGTGGAACAAGTTTGCACAGGAGGCGACGGAGCCTGATTTCGCGCCAAGGCACAGCCTCGACGGCCCCAGGCTGGTCGACCTGTTCGCCTGGAGCGAATCCGAGTTTCTATCGCGCACCGAAGGCATGGCCATCCGCCGCACGGGTTATGAAGGCTGGCTGCGTAATCTGGCCGTCGGCCTGGGCAATGCGCCTACGTCCCGGGAGGTCGTCGAGGCACTCGAGGCGCGTGCCGACGATACCTCGGCGATCGTCCGCGAGCATGTTGCCTGGGCGCGCAAACGTCATTCACCGGCGCGGTAA
- a CDS encoding class II 3-deoxy-7-phosphoheptulonate synthase has product MQHSLKAVVPPSAEWTPGSWRSRTALQQPTYEDQAELNRALGQLGELPPLVTSWEILTLKQRIAEAQDGERFLLQGGDCAESFADCNSPIISNRLKVLLQMSLVLVHGMKKPVLRVGRFAGQYAKPRSADTETRDGVTLPAFRGDLVNSPEFTPEARRPDPQRFIKAHARSAMTMNFVRALIDGGFADLHHPEYWDLAWVDHSPLAAEYKRMVATIGDSLRFMETLAGQSISSYSRVDFYTSHEALLLHYEEALTRQVPRQDGWFNLSTHYPWIGMRTAALDGAHTEYFRGIRNPIAVKVGPTVQPDELIRLIDVLNPTEEPGRLTLIHRMGNDKIGTQLQPLLEAVKREGRRVLWVADPMHGNTESTSNGYKTRRFTNIAGELDQAFDIHAAAGTRLGGVHLELTGENVTECLGGARGLVETDLDRAYKSMVDPRLNYEQSLELAMLIVRKSGGMA; this is encoded by the coding sequence ATGCAGCACTCCCTCAAAGCCGTAGTTCCCCCGTCCGCCGAATGGACGCCGGGGTCGTGGCGGTCGAGGACCGCCCTCCAGCAGCCCACCTATGAAGATCAGGCGGAGCTCAATCGTGCCCTGGGTCAGCTGGGTGAACTGCCGCCGCTGGTCACGTCGTGGGAAATCCTCACGCTGAAGCAGCGCATTGCCGAGGCGCAGGACGGCGAGCGATTCCTGCTTCAGGGTGGCGACTGCGCCGAGAGCTTCGCCGACTGCAACAGCCCGATCATCTCCAACCGCCTGAAGGTGCTGCTGCAGATGAGCCTCGTGCTCGTGCACGGCATGAAGAAGCCGGTGCTCCGGGTGGGGCGTTTTGCGGGTCAGTATGCCAAGCCGCGCTCGGCGGACACGGAAACCCGTGACGGCGTCACGCTGCCGGCGTTCCGTGGCGACCTGGTCAACAGCCCGGAGTTCACCCCGGAGGCGCGTCGCCCGGATCCGCAGCGCTTCATCAAGGCGCACGCGCGTTCGGCGATGACGATGAATTTCGTCCGCGCCCTGATCGACGGCGGTTTTGCCGACCTGCATCACCCGGAATACTGGGATCTCGCCTGGGTCGACCACTCGCCGCTGGCTGCCGAATACAAGCGCATGGTCGCGACCATCGGCGACTCGCTGCGTTTCATGGAAACGCTGGCCGGTCAGTCGATCTCCAGTTACTCGCGTGTGGACTTCTACACCTCGCATGAAGCGCTGCTCCTGCATTACGAGGAAGCTCTGACTCGCCAGGTGCCGCGTCAGGACGGCTGGTTCAACCTGTCGACGCACTACCCGTGGATCGGTATGCGCACCGCGGCACTCGACGGCGCTCACACGGAGTACTTCCGCGGCATCCGCAACCCGATCGCCGTGAAAGTCGGCCCCACGGTTCAGCCGGACGAACTCATCCGGCTGATCGATGTGCTGAATCCGACGGAGGAGCCGGGCCGTCTGACCCTGATTCATCGAATGGGGAACGACAAGATCGGTACGCAGCTGCAGCCGTTGCTCGAGGCGGTCAAGCGCGAAGGCCGGCGCGTCCTCTGGGTCGCCGATCCGATGCATGGCAACACCGAAAGCACCAGCAACGGCTACAAGACGCGTCGTTTCACCAATATCGCGGGCGAGCTCGACCAGGCGTTCGACATCCATGCGGCCGCCGGCACGCGTCTTGGCGGTGTCCATCTCGAACTCACCGGCGAAAACGTCACGGAGTGTCTCGGTGGCGCGCGCGGTCTGGTCGAGACGGACCTCGATCGCGCTTACAAGTCGATGGTCGATCCACGGCTGAATTACGAACAGTCGCTCGAGCTGGCGATGTTGATCGTGAGGAAGTCGGGCGGCATGGCCTGA
- a CDS encoding NAD(P)H-hydrate dehydratase: protein MTAPNLDIALFTSGQARAIDRRAIDELGIPGFELMTRAAAAAYRMLRLRWPQVRRLRVVCGPGNNGGDGYLVARDALRDGLAVDLLALGVPSGADASQARQAFEAVGGRVEAFEAWPSLPAAELIVDAIYGTGLNRAPEGEACKAIEALNAAKVAVFALDVPSGLNADTGDCPGVVVRADATATFIVHKRGLHTHRAEVAGDIELHSLDLPDSALESPDACLLIEASLPRRPRDSHKGSNGHILAIGGDHGTGGAVRMAAEAALRTGAGLVSVATREENVLAMNAARPELMAHGVNGPQALQPMLDKASVVALGPGLGQAAWGHALWTTALDAGLPTVLDADGLNLLHAEPRALPEHIVLTPHPGEAARLLGVDTAAIQADRFAAVRELARRYRAVVVLKGNGSLIASPEGEVAVCRWGNPGMASGGMGDTLTGIIAGLLGQGSKPYEAACLGVGLHARAADVAARVGERGLLAGDLLEPLRRLVNGLPA, encoded by the coding sequence ATGACCGCACCCAACCTCGATATCGCCCTCTTCACGTCCGGGCAGGCCCGTGCCATCGACCGGCGCGCGATCGACGAACTCGGCATCCCGGGCTTCGAACTGATGACGCGTGCCGCGGCGGCCGCCTATCGGATGCTCCGGCTGCGCTGGCCGCAGGTCCGGCGACTCAGAGTGGTGTGCGGCCCGGGAAATAACGGTGGCGACGGCTATCTGGTCGCGCGCGATGCGCTGCGGGATGGTCTGGCCGTCGACCTCCTGGCACTCGGCGTACCCAGTGGCGCGGACGCCTCTCAGGCACGGCAGGCCTTCGAGGCCGTGGGCGGCCGCGTTGAGGCCTTCGAGGCGTGGCCCTCGCTGCCGGCCGCCGAACTGATCGTGGATGCGATCTACGGGACGGGACTCAATCGCGCACCGGAGGGCGAGGCCTGCAAGGCGATCGAAGCGCTCAATGCCGCGAAGGTTGCCGTGTTCGCGCTGGACGTGCCCTCGGGACTGAACGCAGACACGGGCGACTGTCCGGGTGTGGTCGTCCGCGCCGACGCCACGGCGACCTTCATCGTGCACAAACGCGGCTTGCATACGCATCGGGCCGAGGTGGCGGGCGATATCGAGCTCCATTCACTCGACCTGCCGGACAGCGCGCTGGAGTCGCCGGACGCGTGCCTGCTCATCGAAGCCTCGTTGCCGCGTCGTCCGAGGGATTCGCACAAGGGCAGTAACGGCCATATCCTCGCGATCGGCGGCGACCACGGTACCGGCGGTGCCGTGCGCATGGCTGCCGAGGCTGCGCTCCGAACGGGCGCGGGACTGGTCAGTGTGGCCACCCGCGAGGAGAACGTGCTGGCGATGAATGCCGCGCGCCCGGAGTTGATGGCACATGGCGTCAACGGCCCGCAGGCGTTGCAGCCCATGCTCGACAAGGCATCGGTGGTGGCCCTCGGTCCCGGACTCGGCCAGGCGGCCTGGGGGCACGCTCTCTGGACCACCGCGCTGGACGCCGGCTTGCCCACGGTGCTGGATGCCGATGGGCTCAATCTGCTTCACGCCGAGCCGCGCGCACTTCCGGAACACATTGTCCTGACCCCGCACCCCGGGGAAGCGGCACGCCTGCTCGGCGTCGACACCGCGGCGATTCAGGCCGATCGATTCGCGGCGGTCCGCGAGCTGGCCCGGCGCTACCGCGCCGTCGTCGTTCTGAAGGGCAATGGCAGCCTGATCGCTTCGCCCGAGGGCGAGGTCGCCGTGTGCCGGTGGGGGAACCCGGGCATGGCGAGCGGCGGCATGGGCGACACCCTGACCGGTATCATCGCTGGCTTGCTGGGGCAAGGAAGTAAACCTTATGAAGCCGCTTGCCTCGGTGTGGGGCTGCATGCGCGCGCCGCGGATGTGG
- the rplQ gene encoding 50S ribosomal protein L17 — protein sequence MRHQKSGRKLNRTSSHREAMFKNMAASLIKHELIRTTLPKAKELRRIAEPLITLSKTDGVANRRLAFARLRDKEAVGKLFVELGPRYLQRPGGYLRILKCGFRPGDNAPMAYVELVDRPAAASAADAE from the coding sequence ATGCGTCACCAGAAATCCGGTCGCAAGCTCAACCGCACGAGCAGCCACCGCGAAGCCATGTTCAAGAACATGGCCGCGTCGCTGATCAAGCACGAGCTTATCCGCACCACGCTTCCCAAGGCCAAGGAACTCCGTCGTATTGCTGAGCCGCTCATCACGCTCTCCAAGACCGATGGCGTTGCCAACCGTCGTCTCGCGTTTGCGCGTCTGCGCGACAAAGAGGCCGTCGGTAAGCTGTTCGTCGAGCTCGGTCCCCGCTACCTGCAGCGTCCCGGTGGCTACCTGCGCATCCTCAAGTGCGGCTTCCGCCCGGGCGACAACGCTCCGATGGCGTACGTCGAGCTGGTGGATCGCCCGGCCGCCGCTTCGGCTGCCGACGCCGAGTAA